The Tistrella mobilis genome window below encodes:
- the hemJ gene encoding protoporphyrinogen oxidase HemJ produces MIDAFAGAYPWFKALHVISVIAWMAGMFYLPRLFVYHADAAPGSELSERFKVMERRLLKAIINPAMIATWLFGILILTTGAVSLSEGWLHAKIALVLIMSGMHGAFSAWRRAFAEDRNRHSARFYRWMNEVPTVLMIGIVILVIVKPF; encoded by the coding sequence ATGATCGACGCATTCGCCGGCGCCTATCCCTGGTTCAAGGCCCTGCATGTGATCTCGGTGATCGCCTGGATGGCCGGCATGTTCTATCTGCCGCGGCTGTTCGTCTATCACGCCGATGCCGCCCCGGGATCCGAACTGTCCGAGCGCTTCAAGGTGATGGAGCGTCGATTGCTGAAGGCGATCATCAATCCGGCGATGATCGCCACCTGGCTGTTCGGCATTCTGATCCTGACCACCGGGGCGGTCTCGCTGTCGGAAGGCTGGCTGCATGCCAAGATCGCCCTGGTGCTGATCATGTCGGGCATGCATGGCGCCTTCAGCGCCTGGCGCCGGGCCTTTGCGGAAGATCGCAACCGCCATTCCGCGCGCTTCTATCGCTGGATGAACGAGGTGCCGACGGTGCTGATGATCGGCATCGTGATCCTGGTGATCGTGAAGCCCTTCTGA
- the hemH gene encoding ferrochelatase: MIKERDNKETGRIAVLLFNLGGPDGPDAVQPFLFNLFFDPAIISLPLPLRWAIAKLISTRRAPFARENYALMGGGSPLLPETLRQARALEAELSGRGQTVRAWPVMRYWHPFAPEVAAEVKAWAPDRIIALPLYPQFSTSTSASSLKDWDRAARKAGLRVPTSTVCCWPVEPGLVEAHASLIVERWHQAEAEAPGRPMRILLSAHGLPKKIIERGDPYQWQVEQSCAAVMDRVAAMLGRPLETIDWQVCYQSRVGPLEWIGPSTDAEVERAGRDGCGLILVPIAFVSEHVETLVELDVEYRHLAEKSGVTPYLRAPTPTTHPAFIRGLGDLVMQAAGREGVAPDRAGPSCPAKFGRCACRAHT, translated from the coding sequence ATGATCAAGGAACGTGACAATAAGGAAACGGGACGAATCGCTGTCCTGTTGTTCAATCTCGGCGGGCCCGACGGGCCGGATGCCGTTCAGCCGTTCCTGTTCAACCTGTTCTTCGATCCGGCGATCATCTCGCTGCCCCTGCCGCTGCGCTGGGCGATCGCGAAGCTGATCAGCACCCGTCGTGCGCCCTTTGCGCGGGAAAACTACGCCCTGATGGGCGGCGGCTCGCCGCTTCTGCCGGAAACCCTGCGCCAGGCCCGGGCGCTGGAGGCAGAGCTGTCGGGTCGCGGGCAAACGGTCAGGGCCTGGCCGGTGATGCGCTACTGGCATCCCTTCGCGCCCGAGGTGGCGGCCGAGGTCAAGGCCTGGGCGCCCGACCGGATCATCGCCCTGCCGCTCTATCCGCAGTTCTCCACCTCGACCAGCGCCTCGTCGCTCAAGGACTGGGATCGGGCCGCCCGCAAGGCCGGGCTGAGGGTGCCGACCTCGACCGTCTGCTGCTGGCCGGTCGAACCCGGCCTGGTCGAGGCGCATGCAAGCCTGATCGTGGAGCGTTGGCACCAGGCCGAGGCCGAGGCACCGGGCCGGCCGATGCGCATCCTGCTTTCGGCCCATGGCCTGCCGAAGAAGATCATCGAGCGGGGCGACCCCTATCAGTGGCAGGTGGAACAGAGCTGTGCCGCGGTGATGGACCGGGTGGCGGCGATGCTCGGCCGGCCGCTTGAGACCATCGACTGGCAGGTCTGCTATCAAAGCCGGGTGGGGCCGCTGGAATGGATCGGCCCCTCGACCGATGCCGAGGTCGAACGGGCAGGGCGGGACGGTTGCGGCCTGATCCTGGTGCCGATCGCCTTCGTCTCGGAACATGTCGAGACCCTGGTCGAGCTCGACGTCGAATACCGCCACCTCGCCGAAAAATCCGGCGTCACGCCCTATCTGCGGGCGCCCACACCCACCACCCATCCGGCCTTCATCCGCGGGCTGGGCGATCTGGTGATGCAGGCGGCGGGGCGCGAGGGGGTGGCGCCCGATCGGGCAGGGCCGTCCTGTCCCGCAAAATTCGGCCGCTGCGCCTGCCGCGCCCATACCTGA
- the hemE gene encoding uroporphyrinogen decarboxylase: protein MTETTKPLLAALKGGHPDRTPIWLMRQAGRYLPEYRELRARSKGFLDLCYSPDLATEVTLQPLRRFDLDAAILFSDILVVPHGLGQTVWFAEGEGPRLDPIRDAAGLAALDPERVTSFLAPVYETAARVKAALPEGRALIGFAGAPWTIATYMVEGGSSKDFLNTKRWAYGDPDGFQVLIDLIVDATVRHLEAQIAAGAEAVQIFDSWAGALDEDGFDRWTVTPIRSIASRIRAAHPDLPIIGFPNRAGTLYEHFVRNAGVDAVSVDPTWSVEAIATRLRPHVAVQGNLDPGRLVAGGPDLTRRVRKICDRLAPMGGFVFNLGHGVLPPTDPGHVAQVIAAVREADAARV, encoded by the coding sequence ATGACCGAGACCACCAAGCCGCTGCTCGCCGCCCTCAAAGGCGGGCATCCGGACCGGACCCCGATCTGGCTGATGCGTCAGGCCGGCCGCTACCTGCCGGAATATCGCGAGCTTCGGGCGCGCTCGAAGGGGTTCCTCGATCTCTGCTACAGCCCGGATCTTGCGACCGAAGTGACCCTTCAGCCGCTGCGCCGCTTCGATCTGGATGCGGCGATCCTGTTTTCGGACATCCTGGTCGTGCCCCACGGTCTGGGTCAGACGGTCTGGTTCGCCGAAGGCGAGGGGCCGCGGCTCGATCCGATCCGTGATGCCGCGGGCCTGGCCGCGCTCGATCCCGAACGGGTCACCTCTTTCCTGGCGCCGGTCTATGAAACCGCCGCGCGGGTGAAGGCGGCGCTGCCCGAGGGCCGGGCGCTGATCGGTTTTGCCGGCGCCCCCTGGACCATCGCGACCTATATGGTCGAAGGCGGCTCCAGCAAGGATTTCCTCAACACCAAGCGCTGGGCCTATGGTGACCCGGACGGCTTCCAGGTGCTGATCGATCTGATCGTCGATGCGACCGTCCGTCATCTGGAGGCGCAGATCGCCGCGGGTGCCGAGGCGGTGCAGATTTTCGACAGCTGGGCCGGGGCGCTGGACGAAGACGGGTTCGATCGCTGGACGGTCACGCCCATCCGCAGCATCGCCAGCCGGATCCGTGCCGCGCATCCGGATCTGCCGATCATCGGCTTTCCGAACCGGGCCGGCACGCTATATGAGCATTTCGTCCGGAATGCCGGTGTCGATGCGGTCAGCGTCGATCCGACCTGGAGCGTGGAGGCGATCGCCACCCGTCTCCGGCCGCATGTCGCGGTTCAGGGCAATCTCGATCCCGGCCGTCTGGTCGCGGGCGGGCCGGATCTCACCCGCAGGGTGCGGAAGATATGTGACCGGCTGGCTCCGATGGGCGGTTTCGTCTTCAATCTCGGCCATGGCGTCCTGCCGCCGACCGATCCCGGCCATGTCGCCCAGGTGATCGCTGCAGTGCGCGAGGCCGATGCCGCGAGAGTCTGA